In the genome of Candidatus Neomarinimicrobiota bacterium, one region contains:
- the dnaB gene encoding replicative DNA helicase has product MAESKSTQAIVPPHSKEAEESVLGAMMMSKEVTFKVFERIWDSTVFYFDVHRFIFTAMRELFDDASPIDQITVSDKLKQQNMLEKVGGSYFVTGLLESTPSVSNADYYIDIVIEKALLRRIISLGVTMTADGYGASEGAPELIERYEQKIYQLTEGRWDSSFRPIEPIIHETMEHLDKISKSKGFVTGIASGYADLDKKTAGFQNSNLAIIAARPSMGKTSLALSIAKNIALNDKIPVGFFSLEMSAQEIALRLLCMEARVNSHDVKIKKHSSQEHTRLINASNKLYKSPIFIDDTPGITPLELRAKARRLKSEHDVGIIFLDYIQLMTGSGRSENRQQEISMISRSLKATAKELDIPLVALSQLSRAPEQRGTKDRRPQLSDLRESGALEQDADLVLFIYNEQVYNKYEEGYEQPKEALAEIIIGKQRNGPTGTIFLTFLSEYAKFESKALDYEAPPF; this is encoded by the coding sequence ATGGCTGAATCTAAGTCCACGCAAGCGATAGTGCCGCCTCACTCAAAGGAAGCCGAGGAGTCTGTTCTCGGCGCCATGATGATGAGTAAAGAGGTTACTTTCAAGGTATTCGAGCGTATTTGGGATTCCACCGTGTTTTACTTTGACGTGCACCGGTTTATTTTTACGGCGATGAGGGAGCTATTCGACGATGCGTCGCCGATAGATCAGATAACCGTATCGGATAAACTGAAACAGCAAAACATGCTCGAAAAGGTAGGCGGCAGCTATTTCGTCACGGGGCTTCTCGAGAGCACTCCTTCGGTATCGAACGCAGACTATTATATAGATATCGTCATAGAGAAGGCTCTCCTAAGAAGAATTATTTCACTCGGAGTCACCATGACCGCAGATGGATATGGGGCTTCCGAAGGAGCTCCGGAACTCATCGAGCGATATGAGCAGAAGATATATCAGCTGACCGAAGGCAGGTGGGACAGCTCGTTCCGTCCGATAGAGCCGATCATTCACGAGACGATGGAACATCTCGATAAAATATCCAAGTCTAAGGGGTTCGTCACCGGTATTGCCAGCGGTTACGCGGATCTCGATAAGAAAACAGCGGGATTTCAGAACTCGAACCTTGCCATCATAGCTGCCCGTCCGTCGATGGGGAAGACGTCTCTCGCGCTATCGATAGCGAAAAATATCGCTCTGAACGACAAAATTCCTGTCGGCTTCTTCAGTCTTGAAATGTCTGCCCAGGAGATAGCGCTCAGGCTGTTATGCATGGAAGCAAGAGTAAATTCACACGACGTGAAGATCAAAAAACATTCGAGTCAGGAACATACCCGTTTGATAAACGCCAGCAATAAACTTTATAAATCACCTATTTTTATCGATGATACACCCGGCATAACTCCCTTAGAATTAAGGGCAAAAGCGAGGCGACTTAAATCAGAACATGATGTGGGTATAATCTTCCTGGACTATATACAACTTATGACGGGTTCAGGGAGATCGGAGAACAGGCAGCAGGAGATATCGATGATTTCCCGCTCTCTCAAAGCTACGGCAAAAGAGCTCGACATCCCCTTGGTTGCCCTTTCGCAACTTTCGCGAGCGCCTGAACAGAGGGGAACAAAAGACCGCCGTCCGCAGCTCTCCGACCTGAGGGAAAGCGGTGCATTGGAGCAGGACGCAGACCTCGTTCTTTTCATATACAACGAGCAGGTATATAATAAATACGAAGAAGGTTACGAGCAGCCGAAGGAAGCTCTGGCCGAAATCATTATCGGCAAACAGAGGAACGGTCCCACCGGCACTATTTTTCTCACATTCCTCAGCGAGTACGCTAAGTTCGAAAGTAAGGCATTGGATTACGAAGCTCCTCCATTTTGA
- a CDS encoding peptidase M49, producing MSCAKNDRADSDSEGDRKYFLEKVRNVLVVQVYADEFEGLSLKQKTLAWHLYRSAIAGRDIYYDQSHKHALKIRNILDAVIENPEGIDPEVYENILEYTKMFWINTGQYDNKTSRKFAPKFSYLQFSKAASIAQAEGADFGLEEGEDLDVVLRHLRPYIFDRDFEPVKTNKNPAGGKDMLQASAVNFYDGVTLADLEGFREINPLNSKIVVEDGEIKELVYRAGGDGIEPGLYSMELERAAKELEEAAEYADEGQANVLRLLAKYFRSGDLEDFRRYNIAWVQDSSFFDLINGFIEVYDDPRGQKASYEAVVEMIDVEGSILMRLFADNALYFEGKAPWADEYKRTEIDPPIANVMTILVETGHAGPISPGGINLPNEQYVRENYGSKSIILGNVVKARKEAAASVSIEEFASSEEEKALYNKYGGLLYDLSVAMHEVVGHASGKKSETLEGDPAEYIDEYYSTLEEARADLIALWNFDDPKLVEMGVAPSTEVGKAGFDRYVRRALTQHRTVPEGDQYEEDHDRGTQMIVEYIRKNTSAIEIIKVEGKTYYKVVDYAEMKRGVGEILSKLMEIKATGDYEGAKSIIEEYGLKFDTELRDEVLERSRAIGLTDYTAVVFPRLEAVYDDDGTIKDILISYPLDFKTQMLEFKHFFDEDEEEMDEIAMK from the coding sequence ATGAGTTGTGCAAAAAATGATAGAGCCGATTCTGATTCAGAAGGGGATAGAAAATATTTTCTCGAAAAAGTCCGAAACGTCTTAGTTGTACAGGTTTACGCTGATGAGTTCGAAGGCTTATCGCTTAAGCAAAAGACTCTCGCATGGCATCTTTACAGGTCGGCGATTGCGGGGCGGGACATCTATTACGACCAGAGTCATAAACACGCCCTGAAAATCAGGAATATACTCGATGCGGTTATCGAGAACCCCGAAGGGATAGACCCGGAAGTATATGAGAACATCCTCGAATACACCAAAATGTTCTGGATAAACACCGGTCAGTATGATAATAAAACGTCACGGAAATTTGCTCCGAAATTCAGTTATTTGCAATTCTCCAAAGCAGCCAGCATAGCTCAGGCGGAGGGAGCTGATTTCGGTTTGGAAGAGGGAGAGGACCTCGATGTCGTATTGCGACACCTCAGACCGTACATCTTTGACAGAGATTTCGAGCCCGTCAAGACGAATAAGAATCCGGCAGGCGGCAAGGATATGCTGCAGGCGAGCGCGGTGAACTTCTACGACGGCGTCACTCTCGCTGATCTTGAGGGTTTCAGGGAGATCAATCCGTTAAACTCGAAAATAGTCGTCGAAGATGGTGAAATTAAAGAACTTGTGTACCGGGCGGGCGGAGACGGCATCGAGCCGGGACTCTATTCAATGGAGCTCGAAAGGGCGGCGAAGGAGCTTGAAGAAGCTGCTGAGTACGCCGATGAGGGACAGGCGAACGTACTTAGACTCCTCGCCAAATATTTCCGTTCCGGCGACCTCGAAGATTTCCGCCGCTATAACATCGCATGGGTCCAGGACAGCTCGTTTTTCGACCTCATCAACGGATTTATCGAAGTTTACGATGATCCGCGGGGGCAAAAAGCGTCGTATGAGGCGGTAGTTGAAATGATCGACGTGGAAGGCTCAATACTTATGAGACTGTTTGCGGACAACGCATTGTATTTCGAGGGAAAAGCGCCCTGGGCTGATGAGTACAAGAGGACGGAGATCGACCCGCCGATCGCAAACGTCATGACGATATTGGTCGAAACGGGACACGCCGGACCTATAAGTCCTGGCGGGATCAATCTGCCGAACGAGCAGTACGTACGCGAAAACTACGGCTCAAAAAGCATAATTCTCGGAAATGTCGTTAAGGCGAGAAAGGAAGCGGCGGCGAGCGTATCGATAGAAGAGTTTGCCTCTTCAGAAGAGGAAAAAGCGTTATACAATAAATACGGCGGGCTGTTGTACGACCTGAGTGTGGCGATGCATGAGGTTGTCGGGCACGCTTCCGGTAAAAAATCAGAAACGCTCGAAGGCGACCCGGCGGAATATATAGATGAATACTACTCGACTTTAGAAGAAGCCCGCGCCGACCTTATTGCGCTCTGGAACTTTGATGACCCCAAATTAGTGGAGATGGGTGTAGCCCCGTCGACTGAAGTCGGAAAGGCGGGATTCGACAGATATGTCAGGAGAGCCCTGACGCAGCACAGAACGGTTCCCGAAGGTGATCAGTACGAAGAGGACCATGACCGGGGAACGCAGATGATCGTCGAGTATATCAGAAAGAACACATCCGCTATCGAGATCATTAAAGTTGAAGGAAAAACCTACTACAAGGTTGTCGATTATGCGGAGATGAAACGGGGCGTGGGAGAAATTCTCTCTAAGCTTATGGAGATCAAGGCAACAGGCGATTACGAGGGCGCAAAATCTATCATCGAAGAGTACGGTCTGAAGTTCGATACGGAACTCAGGGATGAGGTCTTAGAACGTTCGCGCGCTATCGGACTGACCGACTACACTGCTGTCGTATTCCCACGGTTGGAAGCGGTCTACGATGACGACGGCACTATTAAAGATATTTTAATTTCGTATCCTCTCGACTTCAAAACTCAGATGCTCGAGTTCAAACACTTTTTTGACGAAGATGAAGAAGAGATGGATGAAATTGCGATGAAATAA
- a CDS encoding YicC family protein: protein MLKSMTGYGRGEAVGDNSVISIEIRSVNNRFCDVIMRSNKGFMKWDDEIKRHIQKRLDRGKIFCNVNVEVTKSNGEMSELDVEALKKYAGLLGEIKKHAEIEEPIQLNHLLGNNSIFMHPTNEGFEELRELMLEALEASLGEVSRMRSEEGEMLSTDIVERVTRVDMSVKEIEGMSENNVSTQFKKMKSRAEELLAGNMEERRLDHELALLADKLDISEECVRIRSHVEQFLNYVDLDEPVGKRLDFLLQEMNRETNTISSKTNEAKISHLIVEMKNGIESLREQVQNIV, encoded by the coding sequence ATGCTGAAAAGCATGACAGGATATGGTAGAGGAGAGGCGGTTGGAGACAACTCTGTTATCTCCATAGAAATACGCTCGGTCAACAACCGCTTTTGCGACGTGATCATGCGGAGCAACAAAGGTTTTATGAAATGGGATGACGAAATAAAAAGGCATATTCAAAAAAGGTTAGACAGGGGTAAAATATTCTGTAACGTAAACGTTGAAGTTACGAAATCGAATGGTGAAATGTCTGAATTGGACGTGGAAGCGCTAAAAAAATATGCCGGGCTTCTCGGAGAGATCAAAAAACATGCGGAGATAGAAGAACCGATTCAACTGAATCATCTGCTCGGCAACAACAGCATATTTATGCACCCGACCAATGAAGGCTTTGAGGAACTCCGCGAGTTAATGCTCGAGGCTCTTGAGGCTTCTCTCGGGGAAGTCAGCAGGATGAGGTCGGAGGAAGGTGAAATGCTTTCAACCGACATAGTAGAAAGAGTGACAAGAGTAGATATGAGTGTTAAAGAAATCGAGGGAATGTCTGAAAACAATGTCAGTACTCAATTTAAAAAGATGAAATCGCGGGCGGAAGAGTTGCTTGCGGGTAACATGGAAGAGAGACGGCTTGATCATGAGTTGGCGTTATTGGCGGATAAATTGGATATTTCGGAAGAATGTGTCAGGATCAGGAGCCACGTCGAGCAATTCCTGAATTATGTTGATTTAGATGAACCTGTCGGTAAACGGCTTGATTTCTTGTTGCAGGAAATGAACAGGGAGACCAACACAATTTCATCCAAGACAAATGAAGCCAAGATATCTCATCTGATAGTGGAGATGAAGAACGGTATAGAGTCGCTCCGGGAGCAGGTTCAAAACATAGTATAG
- the coaBC gene encoding bifunctional phosphopantothenoylcysteine decarboxylase/phosphopantothenate--cysteine ligase CoaBC: MKLAGRNIILGVTGGIAIYKSASLLRKLRVEEGADVQVIMTASALKFMTPLIFETFSGKPVWTNLFSDSEMVGVRHVDISKWADAVLICPATANIIGKAANGIADDLLSTVICDAGTKSIFAAAMESGMYNNPVVKENVKRLKDAGFGFIEPETGALASGAEGIGRLADEDTIIQALKNHLPSGTLEDKKIIVTAGPTREYIDPVRFISNPSTGKMGYALADAARKAGADVTLISGPVDLSEPVGVDVKRVTTVEEMKNALLEKFADCDALLMAAAVGDYAPSEVYEQKIKKNGEDLTLKLRRTEDILKTVKSLKKNKIVIGFSVETEKLTENSKSKLKEKGLDLIIANNPNENGAGFAHDTNKVSIIDSKGEIEELDLMSKQELSAVIIDKLSILLNGS, translated from the coding sequence ATGAAGTTAGCGGGTCGAAATATAATATTAGGGGTTACAGGCGGGATAGCGATTTATAAATCGGCTTCCCTGCTTCGAAAACTCAGAGTGGAGGAAGGCGCCGACGTTCAGGTGATAATGACCGCCTCCGCCCTGAAATTCATGACTCCGTTGATATTTGAAACCTTTTCCGGCAAACCGGTCTGGACAAATCTATTCTCAGACTCCGAGATGGTCGGCGTGCGTCATGTGGATATATCGAAATGGGCCGATGCTGTACTGATCTGTCCGGCTACGGCAAACATAATAGGAAAAGCGGCAAACGGAATTGCAGATGATCTGCTTTCCACGGTCATCTGCGACGCGGGAACGAAATCTATTTTCGCTGCTGCCATGGAATCCGGAATGTATAATAACCCTGTGGTAAAGGAAAACGTGAAGAGACTCAAGGATGCGGGTTTCGGATTCATAGAACCTGAAACCGGAGCGCTGGCATCGGGAGCGGAAGGAATAGGCAGGCTGGCTGACGAGGATACGATTATTCAGGCGCTGAAAAATCATTTGCCTTCCGGGACGCTCGAGGACAAGAAGATAATTGTCACAGCCGGTCCGACAAGGGAGTATATCGATCCGGTAAGGTTTATATCAAATCCTTCGACCGGTAAAATGGGCTATGCGCTTGCTGACGCCGCTAGGAAAGCGGGCGCTGACGTCACATTGATCAGCGGTCCTGTAGATTTATCTGAACCGGTCGGCGTTGATGTGAAGAGAGTCACGACTGTCGAAGAAATGAAAAACGCTCTTTTAGAAAAATTTGCGGATTGCGACGCTCTACTTATGGCTGCCGCAGTCGGGGATTACGCTCCGTCGGAAGTCTATGAGCAAAAGATAAAAAAGAACGGCGAGGATCTGACACTGAAATTAAGACGGACAGAAGATATATTAAAGACGGTAAAAAGCCTGAAAAAGAATAAGATTGTTATCGGATTTAGTGTTGAGACCGAAAAGTTAACGGAAAATTCTAAATCCAAATTGAAAGAGAAGGGTCTTGATCTGATTATTGCCAACAATCCAAATGAAAACGGCGCCGGTTTCGCCCACGACACCAACAAAGTTTCTATTATCGACTCGAAAGGAGAGATAGAAGAGTTAGATCTGATGAGCAAGCAGGAGCTCTCAGCTGTTATTATTGACAAGCTCTCAATTTTATTAAACGGGAGTTGA
- a CDS encoding uracil-DNA glycosylase, giving the protein MPDPIKVKAARYLQQQSEIYGPELLTDGRLVKHSDEVSPNDAAEALESFYKEINGCLLCSLGKTRTKFVFGVGNPNADLMLIGEAPGRDEDLKGEPFVGRAGQLLDKILSAINLSREEVYIANVLKCRPPNNRDPLKTESDTCKPYLLRQIEIIKPKIILALGRIAGVWLTGEDMSLGAMRGKTFSFGDSELMVTYHPAALLRNPGWKRPCWEDMQRVQKRYLELTGNKGAS; this is encoded by the coding sequence TTGCCCGATCCGATTAAAGTAAAGGCAGCACGCTATCTTCAGCAGCAATCAGAAATCTACGGTCCGGAGTTACTAACAGACGGGAGATTGGTGAAACATTCCGATGAAGTTTCCCCTAATGACGCAGCTGAGGCTCTTGAATCGTTTTACAAGGAAATAAACGGCTGTCTGCTCTGTTCCTTAGGGAAAACACGCACGAAATTCGTATTCGGCGTGGGAAACCCGAACGCGGACCTGATGCTTATCGGAGAAGCGCCCGGGAGGGATGAAGACCTGAAAGGCGAACCTTTCGTAGGAAGAGCCGGACAGTTGTTGGATAAAATACTTTCCGCTATTAACTTGTCGAGAGAGGAAGTATATATAGCTAACGTATTGAAATGCCGCCCCCCAAATAACAGAGATCCGTTGAAAACAGAATCTGACACATGCAAACCTTACCTCCTGAGGCAGATCGAGATCATAAAACCGAAAATAATTCTGGCGCTCGGAAGGATTGCGGGAGTCTGGTTGACCGGAGAAGATATGTCGCTCGGTGCGATGCGCGGTAAGACTTTTTCATTTGGGGATAGTGAACTTATGGTAACATATCACCCCGCAGCCCTTCTGCGTAATCCCGGCTGGAAGAGACCGTGCTGGGAGGATATGCAGAGAGTGCAAAAACGATACTTAGAACTGACCGGGAATAAGGGTGCATCATAA
- a CDS encoding NFACT family protein, with amino-acid sequence MINHLITLRSLSRELNEILKDTYFDSAFTYRKNQLQILFSGKTLKTLFFNGVKGEPHLFLKEGDFKPKKKQTVRLFEEMEGIKLSKVEASAENREINFHFEASRSLIFTFYGSQPNAILLNEQNEILNSFKTSSELIGRNYDEFAHRNIDSPENPEELDRNIKNIPSMNLLKALRKSLPFVSKSTAAEIAYLAGVEMEMKSHNLRKGDVQKLWDAYKRIDRMLSKPKFFIFHSSPPLFSLLKLKHMTDTPYTTFNSVNEAVIEFLKLKGAHTSLERKKRESLKSVNSRILSIFERIKKQKADLIKLRERRDWNKIGDLVISNLHLIKKGMSKISLNDFDGNKIEIALDPLVSPSANAAHYYKKSKSARSGEKKLLKTISEGENELPKLDDIKKQIETANTLEEWDQLEKKLFKSRLKSPPRLRKQETPSLPYRSFDAPGGYTVLVGKSAKNNDELTFRIAKKNDLWLHAQGSGGSHVVVPVIKKGEPFPREVIVRAAQLAARHSKQKHSAIVPVIYTLCKYVWKKKGGPPGTVHVKKEKSLMVKL; translated from the coding sequence ATGATAAATCACTTAATCACACTTAGATCGCTTTCCCGGGAACTAAACGAAATTCTGAAGGACACATATTTTGATTCTGCTTTTACATATCGCAAAAACCAACTTCAGATCCTGTTCTCTGGAAAAACGCTCAAAACGTTGTTTTTCAACGGGGTTAAGGGCGAGCCCCACCTTTTCCTCAAGGAGGGAGATTTTAAGCCGAAAAAAAAGCAAACGGTCCGGCTGTTTGAAGAGATGGAAGGTATAAAACTCTCAAAGGTTGAAGCGTCTGCCGAAAACCGGGAGATAAACTTTCATTTCGAGGCATCGCGGTCACTGATCTTCACTTTCTATGGATCACAACCGAATGCAATTTTATTAAATGAGCAGAATGAGATCTTAAACAGCTTCAAAACGTCATCGGAATTAATAGGGCGAAACTATGATGAATTTGCGCATAGAAATATTGACTCACCCGAAAATCCTGAGGAACTTGATCGTAATATTAAAAATATACCTTCAATGAACCTGTTAAAAGCATTGAGAAAATCTTTACCATTTGTGAGCAAATCGACGGCAGCCGAGATCGCTTATCTTGCCGGGGTTGAAATGGAAATGAAGAGTCATAATCTCAGGAAAGGTGATGTTCAGAAGCTTTGGGATGCCTATAAAAGAATAGATCGGATGCTTTCCAAGCCCAAATTTTTCATTTTTCATTCTTCTCCTCCCCTCTTCTCATTATTAAAACTAAAGCATATGACTGACACGCCCTATACAACTTTTAACTCTGTTAACGAAGCTGTCATTGAATTTTTGAAACTGAAGGGAGCTCATACTTCTCTCGAAAGAAAGAAACGTGAAAGTCTAAAATCAGTGAACAGCCGAATTTTGTCCATATTTGAACGGATAAAAAAACAGAAGGCAGACCTCATAAAACTCAGAGAACGGCGGGATTGGAACAAAATAGGTGATCTGGTGATATCAAATCTGCACCTGATCAAAAAAGGGATGAGTAAGATTTCGCTCAATGATTTTGACGGGAATAAGATAGAGATTGCGCTCGATCCTCTCGTCTCACCATCCGCGAATGCCGCACACTATTATAAAAAATCCAAATCCGCCCGCTCCGGTGAGAAGAAACTTTTAAAGACTATATCAGAAGGCGAAAATGAACTCCCAAAATTAGATGATATTAAAAAACAGATTGAAACGGCGAACACTCTTGAAGAATGGGATCAGTTAGAGAAAAAACTGTTCAAGAGTCGTCTGAAATCACCGCCCCGATTGCGGAAACAGGAAACTCCTTCATTGCCGTACCGCTCGTTCGATGCGCCCGGAGGATATACGGTACTTGTCGGCAAAAGCGCAAAAAACAACGACGAATTGACTTTCAGGATAGCAAAAAAGAACGATCTTTGGCTGCACGCACAGGGGTCGGGAGGCTCGCATGTCGTAGTGCCTGTGATTAAAAAGGGAGAACCGTTTCCGCGGGAGGTGATAGTCAGGGCTGCGCAGCTCGCCGCGCGCCACAGCAAGCAAAAGCACTCGGCGATCGTGCCGGTCATTTACACTTTGTGTAAATACGTATGGAAGAAGAAAGGCGGACCTCCCGGAACTGTCCACGTTAAAAAAGAGAAATCATTAATGGTAAAACTCTGA
- a CDS encoding DNA-directed RNA polymerase subunit omega encodes MGLETIKLRDLEGKAVNIFEAITVMAKRARHINNVRLAEKEEILDGHDDDNEEYITEPMVPINMKKETKVATIALNEFLRGEIEFEYVEPMPISEDEVVQESTGEDKPSED; translated from the coding sequence ATGGGATTGGAAACTATTAAATTGAGGGATCTCGAAGGTAAAGCCGTTAATATCTTTGAGGCGATAACGGTTATGGCGAAACGGGCAAGGCACATTAATAACGTCAGGCTCGCTGAAAAAGAGGAGATCCTTGACGGACATGATGATGATAACGAGGAATATATCACCGAACCTATGGTTCCTATAAACATGAAGAAGGAAACGAAAGTCGCTACGATAGCGTTAAATGAGTTTTTGAGGGGCGAAATCGAATTCGAGTACGTCGAGCCGATGCCGATATCGGAGGACGAAGTGGTTCAAGAATCAACCGGTGAGGATAAGCCGAGCGAAGATTAA
- the gmk gene encoding guanylate kinase, with translation MKNRGFLVVVCAPSGSGKTSICKAYMDQNERARYSISMTTRPLRKNEVNGKDYLFVSHDEFMNAVEKNEFVEYEKVHDWMYGTPKKEITDALNNGEVLLIDIDVKGGMAIKSEYPEDTLTVFIKPPSIEELKKRLRARGTESEDKIEKRLQRYELELSKTDEFDIIIMNEDFNKAVRQFATSINEKGE, from the coding sequence ATTAAGAACAGAGGTTTTCTCGTAGTAGTTTGCGCACCGTCAGGCTCAGGGAAGACATCTATTTGTAAAGCATATATGGATCAAAACGAGAGGGCGAGATATTCTATTTCGATGACGACGCGACCATTGAGAAAAAATGAAGTGAACGGTAAGGATTATCTCTTTGTGAGCCATGATGAGTTTATGAATGCGGTAGAAAAAAACGAGTTCGTCGAATATGAAAAGGTACACGACTGGATGTACGGTACTCCCAAAAAGGAGATTACCGATGCCCTGAATAACGGAGAGGTTCTGCTGATAGACATCGATGTCAAGGGCGGTATGGCGATTAAATCCGAATATCCGGAAGATACTCTAACGGTGTTTATCAAGCCGCCGTCTATAGAGGAATTAAAAAAGCGATTGAGGGCGAGGGGAACGGAGTCAGAAGATAAAATTGAAAAGCGGTTACAGCGGTATGAGCTCGAGCTCTCAAAAACAGACGAGTTCGATATAATTATTATGAATGAGGATTTTAATAAGGCTGTAAGACAATTTGCAACGTCGATAAACGAAAAAGGAGAATAA